AAAGCCATTCATAAAGCAGAAGAAGCTTTTACAAAATAAAGGAGTGCATAAACATGTCACCAAGGCCAAAAGTGGCGCTTGATAAAAATACGATCATGATCGCAGCAGCTGAGCTTGCGAATGAGCATGGAAGTGAATATATCACTCTGGCAATGCTGGCCAAGAAGCTCAATATTAAATCGCCTTCATTATATAACCACTTTGACGGCCTGCCGGGAATCAAAAAGGAAATGGCCATTTTTTCACTACAGAAACTGTACAATAGCCTGGCAGAGGAAGCGGAGGGCAAAGCTCACGGGGGCGAGGCAGTACTGGCATTAAGTAGGGCGTATTTAGCCTTTGCGAGAACCAATCCAGGATTGTACGAGTTCGCATTATCAGCACCAGATCCTTCAGATGAGCTGGTTCATGACGCTGGCAAAAAAATCGTTGAACTCGTCGTATCTGCTATCCGCCCTTTTGAACTTTCAGAGGAGGAAGCAATCCATGCTGTCCGCGGCTTGAGAAGCCTCATGCATGGATTTGCTTCGCTGGAGCATAAAGGTGGTTTCGGAATGCCGCTGGACTTGGATGAGAGCTACAAGCTTGCAGTCACAGCGTTTATTACAGGCTTGAAAAAATCCAGCTAATTTTCATCTTCTGAAATAGAATCAAAAGGTACTCATATATATATGTATAGATGCAACTTTGAAAGAACAGGAGGCGCGCTATGGATATATATGTGAGAAGAGGAGATTCCTTTTGGTATTTCAGCAATATTTTCAACATCCCTCTCCAGTTGATCATAGATTCCAACCGTGATATTGACCCAAATGCACTGAATGTGGGACAGACGGTAAGGATTCCTGGTTTTGCAGCTGTTGATTATCGAATCCGTGCAGGTGATACCCTTTGGAAAATTGCGCAAAGCAGGAATCTGCAAGTGGATGCCCTTCTATTGGCAAACCGCAATATTAATCCAAACGGGTTGTATATCGGACAAATGGTCAAGGTCCCGCTAAGAATTTCCTGGCGGATTGTCCAGGGGAAGAAGAATTATGATTATGCCGCACTGATGAGTGATTTGAGGCGATTGGAAAATGTCTATCCGTTCATGAAGGTGCCTTCGATCGGAAATTCGGTTTTAGGTAAAAGCATACCAGAAACACTGATCGGGAATGGCAATAAGCGGGTCCACTACAATGGATCTTTCCATGCGAATGAATGGATCACCACTCCCATCATCATGACATTTCTGAACGACTATCTTTTGGCGCTTACAAATAAGTCCTCCATACGCGGCCTGTCCATGCAGAATTACTATGGCCAGACAACATTATCGATTGTGCCGATGGTCAATCCTGACGGTGTTGATCTTGTGCTCAATGGACCGCCTGAAGCAGAGCCATGGAATGAAAGAGTAGTAGAATTAAATAGAGGAAGCCTGGATTTCAGCGGTTGGAAGGCGAATATCAGAGGGGTGGACCTTAACGACCAATTCCCGGCAAAATGGGAGCTTGAAAAAGAACGCAACCCAAGTCAGCCGGGCCCAAGGGATTATGTTGGGCCAAAGCCATTATCCGAGCCGGAAGCAATTGCGATGGCAGAAATGACAAGAAGACGCGATTTTGCCAGGGTTCTCGCTTTCCATACCCAGGGAGAGGTTATCTACTGGGGCTTTGAAAACCTGGAGCCGCCTGAATCGGAGGCAATGGTCAATGAATTTGCCCGGGTGAGCGGATACCAGCCGGTCAAGACAATTGAGAGCTATGCCGGCTATAAAGATTGGTTCATCCAGGACTGGCGCAGGCCTGGTTTTACAGTCGAACTTGGCTTCGGTATAAACCCGCTGCCGCTTTCGCAATTCGATGAGATTTATGAAGAGGCTCTGGGAATCTTTCTTGCAGGACTTTATCTATAGGCTCCTTTTTACTGAATGTCGATCTCACAGAGTTTGAAAGATAAACGGAAAAGTTCCGCTTAAATGGAAAATGACCCTTATTTCTTCAAAAATAAGGGTCGTTTTTCCGTTTATTTTTAAAAAAACGCTGGATTTTGTTCTATTTATAACAGTTAACCGGAATATCTCCACTTATTCCTGCTTCATAAGCTTCCTCTAAGTACAATTGCCGGAAAATCTCCGCTTATGTTATACCTTCATGAAAACTATAAATGGATGATAACAGAGTAAATCTATAAAAAGCAGATCACATGAAAAGGTGGTCTCTAAATTGTCTTTATATGGTAAAATTGAAGAGTACGAGAGGGGGAGGTAAGTTGACTTATTCAGGAAAAGGATCTAAACATATTTTGCATTCGATTATTATCATGAGCGTACTTATTCTGCCAAGTTTAAGCTATACCATCCGGATTACAATACTTCTTGCCTTGCTGGTCATTACTTTACATAAGATCCATTTAACGATTACTTCAAATCACCTTGAATATAAAATTAAATTTTTTAGGTTTACAATATACCGAAAAATACTTACATCTGAGAATATCAAAAAAATAAAGTTTGGCCGCATTGGCTGGTCTACGAAGAATGCAGTTGTGA
This portion of the Mesobacillus sp. S13 genome encodes:
- a CDS encoding M14 family metallopeptidase, with product MDIYVRRGDSFWYFSNIFNIPLQLIIDSNRDIDPNALNVGQTVRIPGFAAVDYRIRAGDTLWKIAQSRNLQVDALLLANRNINPNGLYIGQMVKVPLRISWRIVQGKKNYDYAALMSDLRRLENVYPFMKVPSIGNSVLGKSIPETLIGNGNKRVHYNGSFHANEWITTPIIMTFLNDYLLALTNKSSIRGLSMQNYYGQTTLSIVPMVNPDGVDLVLNGPPEAEPWNERVVELNRGSLDFSGWKANIRGVDLNDQFPAKWELEKERNPSQPGPRDYVGPKPLSEPEAIAMAEMTRRRDFARVLAFHTQGEVIYWGFENLEPPESEAMVNEFARVSGYQPVKTIESYAGYKDWFIQDWRRPGFTVELGFGINPLPLSQFDEIYEEALGIFLAGLYL
- a CDS encoding TetR/AcrR family transcriptional regulator yields the protein MSPRPKVALDKNTIMIAAAELANEHGSEYITLAMLAKKLNIKSPSLYNHFDGLPGIKKEMAIFSLQKLYNSLAEEAEGKAHGGEAVLALSRAYLAFARTNPGLYEFALSAPDPSDELVHDAGKKIVELVVSAIRPFELSEEEAIHAVRGLRSLMHGFASLEHKGGFGMPLDLDESYKLAVTAFITGLKKSS